The Nocardioides zeae genome includes the window GAAGTCACCGCCCACCGCGAGGGCGGGGAGGCAGAAGCCGTCGACGAGCCAGCCGTCACGGTCGACGGGGGTCGTCGGGAAGAGCGCCGACTGCACCTGGCGCGCCTGTCCCATCTCGCTCGACGACACCAGCTCGTGCTCGGCCCAGGCGGCGAGGTCGGCGAGGTCGGCCCGCTCCTCGTCGTCGAGGTCCCGCCTGCTGCCGTGGAACAGGCAGAGCGTGCCGACGACGTTGCCGAGGTGGTCCTTCAGCGGGTGGCCGGCGTAGAAGACCACGTCCCCTCCCGCGACGACGGGCAGCGAGCTGAACCGCTCGTCGCCCCGGGCGTCGGGCACCACCATGGGCTCGCCGAGGGCCTGCGTGGTGTGGCAGAAGGTGTCCCGGCGCGGCAGGGTGCCCGTCGGCAGGCCCTGCGCGCTCGGCAGCCACGCGTGGCGCGCGTCGAGGAGGGTGATCGAGGTCGCGTCGACGCGGAACAGCTTGCGCGCGAGGCGGGTGATCCGGTCGAGCTGCTCGTGCGCAGCGTCGACGGCGTCGGCGATGCCCGCCGCAGCACGCTCGCGCGCCGCGGCTTCCTCGCCCGACCTGACTTCGGGTACGACGTCGTCCACGCCCTCTTCTCCGCTCCCTCAGAACAGCGCCCGGAGGCGCAGCGGTGTCGGTGACGAGTGCCACGCTAGCGTGGCCACCACAGGAGACCGCGCGGCGCCATCCGGTTGCCGCCTTTTTTCCTCAAGAACGACGAAATCGGTCCGAAGATATCGGTACATCGAGGAGGTGAGGTGGCC containing:
- a CDS encoding PP2C family protein-serine/threonine phosphatase, translating into MDDVVPEVRSGEEAAARERAAAGIADAVDAAHEQLDRITRLARKLFRVDATSITLLDARHAWLPSAQGLPTGTLPRRDTFCHTTQALGEPMVVPDARGDERFSSLPVVAGGDVVFYAGHPLKDHLGNVVGTLCLFHGSRRDLDDEERADLADLAAWAEHELVSSSEMGQARQVQSALFPTTPVDRDGWLVDGFCLPALAVGGDFFDYGVGGDVLHLGVGDVMGKGTSAALLGAGARSAVRATHQAVVAGADLGVVATQVARSLLPDLEGAGAFLTLTEAAVDLDDGYTRWVDAGAGLAVIVRAGGGYEVLAGEDRPFGVLPDDHWSEHTSVLDPGDRLVIVSDGILDVLDDPLDPWPEIDLVVRRSPTPTALLDEVRGLTRRRAPLDDVTVLAVYRCGS